Proteins encoded in a region of the Larimichthys crocea isolate SSNF chromosome XVI, L_crocea_2.0, whole genome shotgun sequence genome:
- the cog7 gene encoding conserved oligomeric Golgi complex subunit 7 gives MDFSKFLDDDFDVKDWVNGAFKVVQKDAPGKADTHAATLVMKLQLFIQEVNNAIEESSNQALQNMPRVLRDVEALKQEASFLKEQMVLVKEDIKKFEQDTVQSMQVLVEIDQVKSRMHLAADALQEADKWSTLSADIEETFKTQDLAVISSKLTSMQNSLAMLVDTPDYSEKCVHLEALKNRLEALASPQIVATFNSMSMDQAKLFVKVFTEIDRMPQLLAYYYKCHKGQLVSMWQELSQSELSLNQQLSEFYDTLLSSWHSQLQWSSQVFKNPYEVVTVLLIQTLGAMVPSIPVCLSSAVERAAQEQRLDTLLELHHTTFTFGHSLEAAMLPHLGENNLLKVNELVCALYDPYKPYKLQYGDLEEAHLLIQISAVPLEHGEVIDCVEELSHSVGKLFGLASAAVDRCVKLTDGLAVCGLLKALKALFTKYVSDFSTTLQSIRKKCKLEDTPSSSVFQEDWTAFQNSVRIIATCGELLRQCGAFEQQLSNKILGTAGKYLSESYSPRSLAGIQEASSTERKSATKNPWQEYNYLQRGNMAEYNSLMEVLYSLKEKGTGNSSLLAEPRSALTRLNQQANQLAFDSVFLQIKHQLCLVSKMERQEAPGFGESYTEDLPTFSLSPQEYITNIGQYLMSLPLHLEPFVTQEDPALEMALHAGKLPFPPEQGDDLPELDNTADYWLGSIARATMQTYCDAILLIPQLGHHSTKQLATDIDYLSNVMDALGLQPSRSLQHIVTLLRAKPEDYRQTAKLLPRRLASTIAALRCIDY, from the exons ATGGATTTCTCCAAGTTCCTGGACGATGACTTCGATGTGAAGGACTGGGTGAACGGCGCCTTCAAGGTGGTGCAGAAGGACGCGCCGGGGAAGGCGGACACACACGCGGCCACGCTGgtgatgaagctgcagctgttcATCCAGGAGGTCAACAATGCCATCGAAG AGAGCAGCAACCAGGCCCTCCAAAATATGCCCAGGGTTCTGCGGGACGTGGAGGCTTTGAAACAGGAGGCTTCCTTCCTCAAGGAGCAAATGGTTCTGGTCAAAGAGGACATCAAGAAGTTTGAGCAAGATACTGTGCAGTCCATGCAG GTCTTGGTGGAAATTGATCAAGTGAAGAGCCGCATGCATCTGGCAGCAGACGCTCTGCAGGAGGCCGACAAATGGAGCACGCTGAGTGCAGACATTGAGGAGACCTTCAAAACGCAG gaCCTTGCAGTAATTTCCTCCAAGCTGACCAGTATGCAAAACAGCCTGGCCATGTTGGTGGACACGCCAGACTACTCTGAAAAGTGTGTCCACTTAGAGGCTCTGAAAAACAGACTGGAGGCCCTGGCCAGCCCACAAATAGTAGCAACCTTTAATTCCATGTCTATGG acCAAGCCAAGCTGTTTGTTAAAGTCTTCACAGAGATAGATCGGATGCCACAGCTCCTCGCTTATTACTACAAGTGTCACAAG GGCCAGTTGGTGAGCATGTGGCAGGAGCTCTCTCAGAGTGAGCTCAGTCTGAATCAGCAGCTGTCCGAATTCTACGACACGTTGCTGTCCTCGTGGCACTCTCAGCTACAGTGGAGCAGCCAG GTGTTCAAGAACCCGTATGAGGTGGTGACAGTATTGTTGATCCAAACTCTGGGGGCCATGGTCCCATCCATCCCCGTGTGCTTGAGCTCGGCTGTGGAGCGGGCAGCCCAAGAGCAGCGTCTGGACACCCTGCTGGAGCTCCATCACACCACGTTCACATTCGGGCACAGCCTGGAGGCCGCCATGCTGCCGCACCTTG GTGAGAATAATCTGCTGAAAGTGAATGAGCTGGTGTGTGCTCTGTATGACCCCTACAAACCTTATAAACTACAGTACGGAGATCTGGAGGAAGCTCACCTTCTCATCCAGATCAGTGCTGTACCTCTG GAACACGGGGAGGTTATTGATTGTGTGGAAGAATTGAGCCACTCTGTTGGCAAGTTGTTTGGCCTGGCCAGCGCTGCCGTGGACCGCTGTGTCAAACTGACTGATGGACTCGCCGTGTGTGGCCTCCTTAAAGCCCTCAAAGCCCTCTTCACCAA GTATGTGTCAGACTTCTCCACGACGCTGCAGTCAATCAGGAAGAAGTGTAAGCTGGAGGATACTCCAAGTTCATCTGTTTTCCAAGAGGACTGGACAGCCTTCCAAAACTCTGTCAg AATTATTGCCACTTGTGGTGAATTACTTAGACAGTGCGGAGCCTTtgagcagcagctgtcaaaCAA GATCCTGGGCACGGCGGGGAAGTACTTGTCGGAGTCGTACAGCCCACGCAGCCTGGCAGGCATCCAAGAGGCCAGCTCTACAGAAAGGAAGAGCGCTACCAAGAATCCCTGGCAGGAATACAACTACCTTCAGAGAGGAAACATGGCGGAATACAACAGCCTGATGGAGGTCCTCTACTCCCTGAAG GAGAAGGGCACAGGTAACTCCAGCCTGTTGGCAGAGCCCAGATCTGCTCTGACCAGACTCAACCAGCAGGCCAACCAGCTGGCTTTCGACTCCGTCTTCCTGCAGATCAAACACCAGCTCTGCCTCGTCTCCAAGATGGAG AGACAAGAGGCACCTGGTTTTGGAGAGAGCTACACAGAGGACCTGCCTACTTTCAGCCTGTCACCGCAGGAGTACATTACAAAT ATCGGGCAGTACCTCATGTCTCTGCCTCTCCACTTGGAGCCATTTGTGACTCAGGAGGACCCGGCACTTGAGATGGCCCTACATGCTGGGAAGCTACCTTTCCCTCCAGAGCAAG GCGATGACCTTCCCGAGCTGGACAACACAGCCGACTACTGGCTGGGCTCCATCGCTCGGGCAACCATGCAGACCTACTGTGATGCCATCCTGCTCATTCCCCAACTGGGCCACCATTCCACTAAACAGCTGGCCACAGATATCG ACTATCTGAGCAATGTGATGGATGCTCTGGGCCTGCAGCCCTCCCGTTCCCTGCAGCACATTGTCACCCTGCTGAGGGCCAAACCAGAAGACTACAGACAGACCGCTAAACTCCTGCCTCGTCGTCTGGCCTCCACCATCGCTGCCCTCCGCTGCATCGACTACTGA